In one window of Neisseria subflava DNA:
- a CDS encoding symmetrical bis(5'-nucleosyl)-tetraphosphatase has translation MAHYAIGDIQGCFDELTLLLAKIGFNHGTDTLWLVGDIVNRGPKSLETLKFAKEHDSSVQMVLGNHDLHLLAVGCGEGTLKRSDTVEPILTHPDSYAMLDWLRHQPLLVRGDRHVMVHAGILPQWSVDKAESLAREAEAELQGKKYRKFFGKMYGNKPTEWADDLTGYERLRMIINVFTRMRALTYKGELDYEYKSTLKKMPLYLRPWFKAPNRQNLDYITVFGHWSSLGYVNTDQVIALDTGALWGGELTAVNLDTNEVIQVPSLGGLDWKTALK, from the coding sequence ATGGCACATTACGCAATCGGAGATATTCAAGGCTGTTTTGACGAGCTGACTTTATTGCTTGCCAAAATCGGCTTTAATCATGGTACGGACACCCTTTGGCTGGTTGGTGATATTGTCAATCGCGGCCCGAAGTCCTTGGAAACCCTGAAATTTGCCAAAGAGCATGACAGCAGTGTGCAAATGGTTTTGGGCAATCATGATTTACATCTTTTGGCAGTCGGTTGCGGTGAAGGAACGCTTAAGCGCAGTGATACGGTTGAGCCGATTTTGACCCATCCCGATAGTTATGCCATGCTTGACTGGCTGCGTCATCAGCCGCTGTTGGTGCGCGGTGACAGACATGTGATGGTGCATGCCGGTATTTTGCCGCAATGGTCGGTTGATAAGGCTGAAAGTCTTGCTCGTGAAGCTGAGGCTGAATTGCAAGGTAAAAAATACAGGAAATTTTTTGGCAAAATGTACGGCAACAAGCCGACCGAGTGGGCGGACGATTTGACAGGCTATGAGCGCCTACGCATGATTATCAACGTCTTTACCCGTATGCGTGCGCTGACGTACAAAGGCGAATTGGATTATGAATATAAATCCACTCTGAAAAAAATGCCGCTTTACCTGCGCCCTTGGTTTAAAGCGCCCAATAGGCAGAATTTGGATTATATTACCGTGTTCGGACATTGGTCGTCATTGGGCTACGTTAATACCGATCAGGTTATCGCTTTGGATACCGGCGCGTTGTGGGGCGGAGAGCTGACAGCGGTCAATTTGGATACCAATGAAGTGATACAGGTACCGTCCTTGGGCGGATTGGATTGGAAAACGGCATTGAAATAG
- a CDS encoding FAD-binding oxidoreductase, with amino-acid sequence MHLHDRFAEFLSASEIIEATPALLNDQRRRFVSSPDIVLQPNSIESVQKIMRFCFENRIHVTPQGGNTGLCGATVTTEGVLLNLSKLNRIRDINLADNSMTVEAGVILQNAQKAATEAGRLFPLSLASEGSCQIGGNIACNAGGLNVLRYGSMRDLVLGLEVVLPNGELVSHLQPLHKNTTGYDLRHLFIGNEGTLGIITAATLKLFAQPKTKATAWVGLDDIESAVSLLTAVQGYFAERLTSFELISRFALDLSSEFSQLKKPADAEWHILIELADSVPDAGLDEKLAEFLYQSGWENSILAQSEQERSDLWTLRENISASQRKLGTSIKHDIAVPIAQVATFVRQCAPALEIRFPGIQIVCFGHLGDGSLHYNTFLPNVLSNEAYQYEDAVNTIVYENILACHGTIAAEHGVGIIKKHWLPRVRTQAELMLMHAIKNQLDPYGIMNPDKLLPSLD; translated from the coding sequence ATGCACCTTCACGACCGTTTTGCTGAGTTTCTTTCCGCCTCTGAAATCATCGAAGCCACTCCTGCCTTGTTAAACGACCAACGCCGCCGTTTTGTTTCTTCGCCGGATATTGTCTTACAGCCGAACTCTATCGAAAGCGTGCAGAAAATCATGCGTTTCTGTTTTGAAAACCGCATCCACGTAACCCCGCAAGGCGGCAATACCGGATTATGCGGCGCAACGGTAACCACCGAAGGTGTACTGCTCAACCTCTCCAAGCTAAACCGCATCCGCGATATCAACCTTGCCGACAACAGCATGACGGTTGAAGCAGGCGTGATTTTGCAAAATGCTCAAAAGGCAGCAACCGAAGCCGGACGACTGTTTCCGCTCAGCCTTGCCAGCGAAGGCTCTTGCCAAATCGGCGGCAATATCGCCTGTAATGCCGGCGGTTTAAATGTCTTGCGTTACGGCAGCATGCGCGATTTGGTATTGGGTTTGGAAGTCGTGTTACCAAACGGCGAACTGGTTTCCCACCTTCAGCCCCTGCACAAAAACACGACCGGCTACGACTTACGCCATCTTTTTATCGGCAACGAAGGAACATTGGGCATCATTACCGCCGCCACACTCAAACTCTTTGCCCAGCCCAAAACCAAAGCGACCGCATGGGTAGGTTTAGACGATATTGAATCCGCCGTCTCGCTTTTGACTGCGGTGCAAGGTTATTTTGCCGAGCGCTTGACCAGCTTCGAGCTAATCAGCCGCTTCGCCCTCGATTTATCTTCGGAATTCAGCCAACTCAAAAAGCCTGCCGATGCGGAATGGCATATTTTGATAGAACTTGCAGATTCCGTTCCCGATGCCGGACTGGATGAAAAGCTTGCCGAATTTCTCTATCAAAGCGGATGGGAAAACAGCATTTTGGCGCAATCCGAGCAAGAGCGCTCCGACTTATGGACCTTGCGTGAAAATATTTCCGCTTCCCAACGCAAACTCGGCACCAGCATCAAACACGACATCGCCGTCCCTATCGCCCAAGTGGCCACCTTTGTCCGCCAATGCGCCCCTGCCTTGGAAATCCGTTTTCCCGGCATACAAATTGTCTGCTTTGGACATTTAGGCGACGGCAGCCTGCATTACAATACGTTTTTGCCCAACGTATTGAGTAACGAAGCCTACCAATACGAAGACGCCGTCAATACCATTGTTTATGAAAACATCCTTGCCTGCCACGGCACGATTGCCGCAGAACACGGCGTAGGCATCATCAAAAAACATTGGCTGCCCCGCGTGCGTACGCAGGCCGAACTCATGCTGATGCATGCCATCAAAAATCAGCTTGACCCTTATGGCATTATGAATCCGGATAAACTCCTGCCTTCTCTGGATTAA
- a CDS encoding FKBP-type peptidyl-prolyl cis-trans isomerase, producing MSIVKNSVVSLHYEMYDANNQLLDKTEEPIAYLHGGYDGIFPLVEEALHGKNVGDTVEVALSPDDAFGEQDPELVRIEDVSVFPVEVEVGMMFEADDPETGDVLIYRVTDVADGKAVVDGNHPLAGMKVLFKATVEGVRDATEEEIAHGHVHGPHGHHHH from the coding sequence ATGTCTATTGTTAAAAATTCCGTAGTTTCCCTGCATTATGAAATGTACGATGCAAACAACCAGTTGTTGGACAAAACCGAAGAGCCGATTGCTTACCTGCATGGCGGTTATGACGGTATTTTCCCTTTGGTGGAAGAAGCGTTGCACGGCAAAAATGTAGGCGATACTGTTGAAGTGGCTTTGTCGCCTGATGATGCCTTCGGCGAGCAAGATCCTGAGCTGGTACGTATTGAAGATGTAAGCGTATTTCCTGTTGAAGTTGAAGTCGGCATGATGTTTGAAGCCGATGATCCGGAAACAGGCGATGTATTGATTTATCGTGTAACCGATGTTGCCGACGGTAAAGCCGTAGTGGACGGCAACCATCCTTTGGCCGGTATGAAAGTATTGTTCAAAGCGACCGTTGAAGGTGTACGCGATGCGACTGAGGAAGAAATTGCCCACGGCCACGTACATGGCCCGCACGGTCATCACCACCACTAA
- a CDS encoding 4-alpha-glucanotransferase has protein sequence MHLYSLRSERNWGIGDFTDLLNLMKYAAEKKLDFVGINPLHALFTSKPAFASPYSPSSREWLNPIYSALHKSSFLPPICTNKSHWQVRKHPVPVT, from the coding sequence ATGCATTTGTACAGCCTGCGTTCCGAGCGCAACTGGGGCATAGGCGACTTTACTGATTTGCTGAACCTGATGAAATATGCGGCAGAGAAAAAGCTGGATTTTGTCGGTATCAACCCTTTGCACGCCTTGTTTACCAGCAAGCCTGCCTTTGCCAGCCCGTATAGCCCTTCTTCGCGCGAATGGCTCAATCCGATTTACTCAGCCTTGCACAAATCATCATTCCTGCCGCCGATTTGCACGAACAAATCTCACTGGCAGGTACGGAAGCATCCGGTACCAGTAACATGA
- a CDS encoding surface lipoprotein assembly modifier → MTYRLCLLFLPLCTVCLAAPSDDAADERRRLLDESGRQTQQYRESGWLDTEQAHGEVGENDGYIMIDGTVYQVGDTAEELESAIYHALNARQWHKVRQFAARYAKLPRHKPALIHLADALQKRDEGDFRAAGNSFQTALAAEPGNPRLLLEAGRFYAEDNQNKESAAAFEKVLKTDIPAETRPIVENYLSELGKRRRRHGQISLGYGYNSNVNQGNGISQCVWEIAGMCLMERTLPAPTDSTFSSYSATAEKTVPLKGHHGVQVRGVLYGNRYTEKDKDSAAMPDYGYHNGSLYAGYAYADARSSFSLLPYFEYDFRNRHTHYRAWGADADWSRALSARWRINARAGAKKTGYGGKSKDYFADYKQYELGAGAEFSITPKSGLLANFDAARKAYPEKSSSSKEYTARLGTYRLFPGGTYLNAILLYRRSLYDAASFVSDNKRRRDKQYIMMAAAGFPQWNIKGVYPELRFRRTIAHSNAVYYRYRQNEWLLGFKYRF, encoded by the coding sequence ATGACCTACCGCCTCTGCCTGCTTTTCCTGCCGCTCTGTACGGTCTGCCTTGCTGCCCCGTCCGACGATGCCGCAGACGAACGCCGCCGCCTGCTGGACGAAAGCGGCCGCCAAACGCAGCAATACCGCGAAAGCGGCTGGCTGGACACGGAGCAGGCACACGGGGAAGTGGGAGAAAACGACGGCTACATCATGATAGACGGTACAGTCTACCAAGTCGGCGACACGGCGGAAGAACTGGAAAGCGCGATTTACCACGCCCTCAACGCGCGGCAGTGGCACAAGGTGCGGCAGTTCGCTGCCCGCTACGCCAAACTGCCCCGGCACAAACCCGCGCTGATTCATTTGGCCGATGCACTGCAAAAACGGGACGAAGGGGATTTCCGCGCGGCGGGGAACAGTTTTCAGACGGCCTTGGCAGCAGAACCCGGCAATCCACGCCTGCTGCTCGAAGCGGGGCGGTTTTATGCCGAAGACAACCAAAACAAAGAGTCCGCCGCCGCGTTTGAGAAAGTTCTGAAAACGGATATTCCCGCAGAAACCCGCCCCATCGTGGAAAACTACCTGTCCGAACTGGGTAAACGCCGCCGCCGGCACGGCCAAATCAGCCTAGGCTACGGCTACAACAGCAATGTAAACCAAGGCAACGGCATCAGCCAATGCGTGTGGGAAATCGCGGGCATGTGCCTGATGGAGCGCACCCTGCCCGCGCCAACGGATTCGACCTTCTCATCCTATAGCGCGACCGCCGAAAAAACCGTCCCGCTCAAAGGGCATCACGGCGTACAGGTGCGCGGCGTGCTGTACGGCAACCGCTACACGGAAAAAGACAAAGATTCGGCGGCCATGCCGGATTACGGCTATCACAACGGTTCGCTTTACGCGGGATATGCCTATGCCGACGCACGCTCCTCCTTTTCCCTGCTGCCCTATTTCGAATACGACTTCCGCAACCGCCACACCCACTACCGCGCATGGGGCGCGGATGCCGACTGGTCGCGCGCACTCTCCGCGCGCTGGCGCATCAATGCCCGTGCCGGAGCGAAAAAAACCGGATACGGCGGAAAAAGCAAAGATTATTTTGCCGACTACAAACAATACGAACTGGGCGCGGGGGCGGAATTTTCCATCACGCCCAAAAGCGGCCTGCTTGCCAACTTCGATGCCGCCCGCAAAGCCTATCCCGAAAAATCCTCTTCCAGCAAAGAATATACGGCGCGGCTGGGCACGTATAGGCTGTTTCCGGGCGGTACTTATTTAAACGCCATCCTGCTCTACCGCCGCAGCCTGTATGACGCGGCAAGTTTCGTCAGCGATAACAAACGGCGGCGCGACAAGCAATACATCATGATGGCTGCGGCGGGTTTTCCTCAATGGAATATCAAAGGCGTATATCCCGAACTGCGTTTCAGGCGAACAATCGCACACAGCAACGCGGTGTATTACCGCTACCGCCAAAACGAATGGCTGTTGGGTTTTAAATATCGGTTTTAA
- a CDS encoding Slam-dependent surface lipoprotein: protein MSMRKQTLLAAVLCGVFGVAVADSGQNDGMGGTSNSQAVRTNKSDRLPFGDGQAGLSFNAGNGFSTTINLEKGPVQHIRAKYNDRNQTPIPINGTDPYANVDGTRNPHYLTLRDVAPVIGWFYNPKLGQVWYENRHNNTEVYSVRQMAEPAIPAAPKFGGLVIAKVPGMNGSDGNVFFGEWAPRKGNPPQNSTDLNMADGKRTVWYVGDNPTRNMPKLVNAKYNVLGVNKHTPGRNDFYTGTLTANYGTGSGSLTGSISRPGDSVNFAGTNIRSNGTFDNGKANEHITGRFYGSGAEALAGIVDRAGVDKDIAFGGRKQ, encoded by the coding sequence ATGTCTATGCGTAAACAAACCCTGTTGGCCGCCGTACTGTGCGGCGTCTTCGGTGTGGCTGTGGCTGACAGCGGTCAAAATGATGGTATGGGAGGAACTTCCAATTCGCAGGCAGTACGGACTAATAAATCTGACCGACTGCCTTTTGGAGACGGTCAAGCAGGGTTGTCGTTTAATGCCGGTAACGGATTCTCCACAACCATCAATTTGGAAAAAGGCCCGGTACAACATATCCGCGCCAAATATAATGACCGCAATCAGACACCGATACCAATTAACGGTACTGATCCGTATGCCAATGTGGACGGCACGCGCAATCCTCATTATCTGACGTTGCGCGATGTCGCCCCGGTTATCGGCTGGTTCTACAACCCGAAACTAGGTCAGGTGTGGTATGAAAACCGCCACAACAACACCGAAGTGTACAGCGTGCGCCAGATGGCTGAACCGGCCATTCCCGCCGCACCCAAGTTCGGCGGCCTAGTCATCGCCAAGGTGCCGGGTATGAACGGCAGCGACGGCAACGTGTTCTTCGGCGAATGGGCGCCGCGCAAAGGCAATCCGCCGCAAAACAGCACGGATTTGAATATGGCGGACGGCAAACGCACCGTTTGGTATGTGGGCGACAACCCGACCCGAAATATGCCGAAGCTCGTTAATGCTAAATACAATGTATTGGGCGTGAACAAACACACTCCCGGCCGCAACGATTTCTACACCGGTACACTTACCGCCAACTACGGAACAGGGTCAGGTTCACTGACAGGCAGTATCTCCCGTCCAGGCGACAGTGTAAACTTCGCCGGTACCAATATTCGGAGCAACGGCACATTTGACAACGGCAAGGCAAACGAACATATTACCGGCCGCTTCTACGGCAGCGGCGCGGAAGCCCTGGCCGGCATCGTTGACCGCGCGGGTGTCGATAAAGACATTGCCTTCGGCGGCCGCAAACAATAA
- a CDS encoding TonB-dependent receptor domain-containing protein yields the protein MSAFTPKPKIIILSLASAFSTLTVADTIEASARPEQYQELDTVVVSGKRTNDQKGADDVYYKNVSNAYVGKEYLERYRVQSAGDVLKGLNGVYNMNTRTAGGAITPNIRGITGKGRIPVTIDGTEQTIDVWMNNYGVGDRNYLDPALFRSIAVEKSPALTRGVKSGVGGAVTIRTIEADDIVPEGQKFGFQLKTEFANNSRRPANNLNQWLGWEDYRTLPLGATADGAGGGVDPLTGQQSPQALVVDNFTPPAHKSGRDNWRFGGDRSYMAAAAFKTELSDGLAAYSYRNKGNYFAGTKGAEGYLNNPVYDLQKCYDQGGSDFNCKNSATFVPNMAKVYHPGVEVLNSNTETKTLLLKNNWHLPGSHRLGWQYMRTDVRFGEINPFHTTYVMNMEEHNDTSRPRELSPQAQSIDSSIRTDTYKLGWAWKPENSRWVDLQANLWRIKTDSTRHQSGGMALSSARPDPYYDAWYWCTKRGQLPPDHVDNYSSCNNLMNDFGISGMSKEEVMQLLPNDNGRFRVLSGAEQKTSVSRTGFDLNNRFRLHPRLNMTLSADYQKEKLEEEVEIVNSKDLFNLAGMVSGLTKLAGPRGGERREWGTNLVFDWQATDRLKISAGIRYHNFRGFDTALAEGRARRDPRYQAGSGISIYEDGVSLAYMELVGDQEQRDWDAVAEQRRQAYQSGNIAAIAAAEQAIQAHGARYNLPKYQRYPDQYYTDAYRRIDSNGLVNYSYHVFAPPLTHPDVPLYRVHPVFVPYVNGKLDSRVWDQHHRFGMFEEKVDNPQGLSGRYNRYWAEGDYSGRLDHTHECDKGVPGCAMLRAGKVGDLPQVGPDQIRNGILYRNYTEEQHWAPPKPIRAHAWAPTIAVSYDLTDNSRLFVRYAQMTRFPSVYEVGSFHNDLSYIGKPKAPNFRFKPERSRSWEIGYSFNFAPYWSRLRAGDVRLTYYRNRIENVIETTDHFRTVQYDRKDTAGLEWQSRIDTGRFFAALGATYRLKQQMCDRDTAIEFDPYGYKGVPDCIEGGYGSTRGYQAVQPKYSINLDAGVRLLGEKLELGLRGIYHSSVNTKQYDQLLQKDLGVIFRTTGKPYHWRSSLTWDMYGRYQVHKNLNVNLGITNLTNRYYLDPMSNVPAPGPGRTVTFGLTAKF from the coding sequence ATGTCTGCTTTTACTCCCAAACCCAAAATAATCATTCTCAGCCTTGCCAGCGCATTCAGTACATTAACCGTTGCTGATACCATCGAAGCCTCAGCTCGACCAGAACAATACCAGGAATTGGATACTGTTGTTGTCAGTGGCAAACGTACCAACGACCAAAAAGGCGCGGACGACGTGTATTACAAAAACGTCTCCAACGCCTATGTCGGCAAGGAATACCTCGAACGCTACCGCGTCCAATCCGCCGGCGACGTGCTCAAAGGCCTCAACGGCGTATACAACATGAACACCCGTACCGCCGGCGGCGCGATTACGCCCAATATCCGCGGCATCACCGGCAAAGGCCGCATCCCGGTTACCATTGACGGCACCGAGCAGACTATCGACGTATGGATGAACAACTACGGCGTGGGCGACCGCAACTACCTCGACCCCGCCCTGTTCCGCAGCATCGCGGTGGAAAAAAGCCCCGCCCTCACGCGCGGCGTGAAATCGGGCGTCGGCGGCGCGGTCACCATCCGCACCATCGAAGCCGACGACATCGTGCCGGAAGGGCAGAAATTCGGCTTCCAGCTGAAAACCGAGTTTGCCAACAACAGCCGCCGCCCGGCCAACAACCTCAACCAATGGCTGGGCTGGGAAGACTACCGCACCCTGCCGCTCGGTGCCACCGCCGACGGCGCGGGCGGCGGTGTCGACCCGCTCACCGGCCAGCAAAGCCCGCAGGCGTTGGTGGTAGACAACTTTACCCCGCCCGCACACAAAAGCGGCCGCGACAACTGGCGCTTCGGCGGCGACCGCAGTTATATGGCCGCCGCCGCCTTCAAAACCGAACTTTCAGACGGCCTGGCCGCCTACAGCTACCGCAACAAAGGCAACTACTTTGCCGGCACCAAGGGAGCGGAAGGCTACCTGAATAATCCGGTATACGACCTGCAAAAATGCTACGACCAAGGCGGCAGCGATTTCAACTGCAAAAACTCTGCCACCTTCGTACCCAATATGGCCAAGGTCTACCACCCCGGGGTGGAAGTGCTCAACAGCAACACCGAAACCAAAACCCTGCTGTTGAAAAACAACTGGCACCTGCCCGGCAGCCATCGGCTCGGCTGGCAATATATGCGCACCGACGTGCGCTTCGGCGAAATCAACCCCTTCCACACCACCTATGTGATGAATATGGAGGAGCACAACGATACCAGCCGCCCCAGAGAACTGTCGCCACAGGCGCAGAGCATCGATTCCTCTATCCGCACCGATACCTACAAGCTCGGCTGGGCTTGGAAGCCGGAAAACAGCCGCTGGGTTGACCTGCAGGCCAACCTGTGGCGCATCAAAACCGACAGCACCCGCCACCAGAGCGGCGGCATGGCTTTGTCTTCCGCCCGCCCCGACCCCTATTATGATGCCTGGTACTGGTGTACCAAACGCGGACAACTTCCGCCCGATCACGTCGACAACTACAGCAGCTGCAACAACCTGATGAATGATTTCGGCATCAGCGGCATGAGCAAAGAAGAAGTGATGCAGCTGCTGCCCAACGACAACGGGCGGTTCCGCGTACTCTCCGGCGCCGAGCAGAAAACCAGCGTCAGCCGCACCGGATTCGACCTGAACAACCGCTTCCGCCTGCATCCGCGCCTGAACATGACCCTGTCCGCCGACTATCAGAAAGAAAAGCTGGAGGAAGAAGTGGAAATCGTCAATTCAAAAGACCTGTTCAATCTGGCCGGCATGGTCTCCGGCCTGACCAAGCTGGCCGGGCCCAGGGGCGGCGAGCGGCGCGAATGGGGGACGAACCTGGTGTTCGACTGGCAGGCCACCGACCGCCTGAAAATCTCCGCCGGCATCCGCTACCACAACTTCCGGGGCTTCGATACCGCCCTGGCCGAAGGCCGCGCCCGCCGCGACCCGCGCTATCAGGCGGGCAGCGGCATAAGTATCTACGAAGACGGGGTTTCCTTAGCTTATATGGAGCTGGTGGGGGATCAGGAGCAGCGCGACTGGGATGCGGTGGCCGAACAGCGCCGGCAGGCTTACCAATCGGGCAATATCGCCGCCATTGCCGCCGCCGAGCAGGCCATACAGGCACATGGTGCCAGGTATAACTTGCCCAAATACCAAAGATATCCAGACCAATACTACACGGACGCGTATCGCCGGATTGATAGTAATGGGCTTGTAAATTATAGCTACCATGTATTCGCACCTCCTCTTACTCATCCTGATGTCCCCTTGTATCGGGTTCATCCGGTGTTCGTCCCCTATGTCAATGGCAAACTGGACAGCAGGGTATGGGATCAACACCACCGCTTCGGTATGTTTGAAGAAAAAGTAGACAACCCGCAGGGTTTAAGCGGGCGCTATAACCGCTATTGGGCAGAGGGCGACTATTCTGGAAGGCTCGATCATACGCATGAATGCGATAAAGGGGTGCCCGGCTGTGCGATGCTTCGGGCAGGCAAGGTGGGGGACTTGCCCCAAGTTGGCCCTGATCAAATTCGAAACGGCATCCTTTACCGCAATTATACCGAGGAGCAACACTGGGCACCGCCCAAGCCGATCCGTGCCCATGCCTGGGCGCCGACCATTGCCGTCAGCTACGACCTGACCGACAACAGCCGCCTGTTTGTGCGCTACGCGCAGATGACCCGCTTCCCCAGCGTATATGAGGTCGGCAGCTTCCATAACGACTTATCCTATATCGGCAAGCCGAAGGCGCCGAACTTCCGTTTCAAGCCGGAGCGCAGCCGCAGCTGGGAAATCGGCTACAGCTTTAATTTCGCCCCGTATTGGAGCCGGCTGCGCGCCGGCGATGTGCGCCTGACCTACTACCGCAACCGGATTGAAAACGTGATCGAAACCACCGACCATTTCCGCACCGTGCAATACGACCGCAAGGATACCGCCGGGCTGGAATGGCAGAGCCGCATCGACACCGGCCGCTTCTTCGCCGCGCTCGGTGCCACCTACCGCCTGAAGCAGCAGATGTGCGACCGCGATACCGCCATTGAATTTGATCCGTATGGCTACAAGGGCGTACCGGATTGCATCGAAGGCGGCTACGGCAGCACGCGCGGCTATCAGGCCGTGCAACCCAAATATTCGATTAATCTGGATGCCGGGGTGCGCCTGTTGGGTGAAAAATTGGAACTCGGCCTGCGCGGCATCTACCACAGCAGCGTCAATACCAAGCAATACGACCAACTGCTGCAAAAGGATTTGGGTGTCATCTTCAGAACAACCGGCAAACCCTACCATTGGCGGTCGTCGCTGACTTGGGATATGTACGGCCGCTATCAGGTGCACAAAAACCTCAACGTCAACTTAGGCATTACCAATCTGACCAACCGCTACTATCTCGACCCGATGTCCAACGTGCCCGCACCCGGGCCGGGTCGGACGGTTACCTTCGGGCTGACTGCCAAGTTCTAG
- the ribBA gene encoding bifunctional 3,4-dihydroxy-2-butanone-4-phosphate synthase/GTP cyclohydrolase II, which yields MNTTDLRRHNLRQWITQHHNGQQTKFAQDISINQGELSALLKNKSFGEKKARKIEQAANMPDMWLDQDHQDRHAPTISQERNTMSHISTIPEILADIKAGKMVIITDAEDRENEGDLLMAAQFVTPEAINFMIKNARGLVCLPMDGEMVEKLGLPMMTQKNGAQYGTNFTVSIEAAHGITTGISAADRALTIQTAVSPSAKPEDIVQPGHIFPLRAQKGGVLVRAGHTEAGVDLAQMNGLIPAAVICEIINDDGTMARMPELMKFSEEHNLKIGTITDLIEYRSRTESLLEDMGNSPVQTPWGEFQQHVYVDKLSGETHLALVKGTPTADEETLVRVHEPFSVMDFIQANPRHSWSLPKALERIQQAESGVVILLHRTEDGATLLDRTLPKGANQAYKWDSKSYGIGAQILAGLNVKKLRVLGQPSSFTGLTGFGLEVVGFEEAEK from the coding sequence ATGAATACCACCGACCTGCGCCGCCACAACCTGCGGCAATGGATAACACAACACCACAACGGCCAGCAGACCAAGTTTGCCCAAGACATCTCCATCAACCAAGGCGAGCTGTCCGCCCTGCTGAAAAACAAATCTTTCGGCGAGAAAAAAGCCCGAAAAATCGAACAGGCAGCCAATATGCCTGACATGTGGCTGGATCAAGACCACCAAGACCGCCACGCCCCCACCATCAGCCAAGAAAGAAATACCATGTCCCACATCTCCACCATTCCCGAAATCCTAGCAGACATCAAAGCCGGCAAAATGGTCATCATCACCGATGCCGAAGACCGCGAAAACGAAGGCGACTTGCTGATGGCCGCCCAATTCGTTACCCCAGAAGCCATCAACTTCATGATCAAAAACGCACGCGGCTTGGTCTGCCTGCCGATGGACGGCGAAATGGTCGAAAAACTCGGCCTGCCCATGATGACCCAGAAAAACGGCGCACAATACGGCACCAACTTTACCGTCTCCATCGAAGCCGCCCACGGCATTACCACCGGCATTTCCGCCGCCGACCGCGCCCTGACCATTCAAACCGCCGTTTCCCCATCCGCCAAACCAGAAGACATCGTCCAACCCGGCCACATCTTCCCACTGCGCGCCCAAAAAGGCGGCGTACTCGTCCGCGCCGGACACACAGAAGCCGGCGTTGACCTGGCACAAATGAACGGTCTGATTCCCGCCGCCGTCATCTGCGAAATCATCAACGACGACGGCACCATGGCGCGTATGCCCGAACTGATGAAGTTCTCCGAAGAACACAACCTCAAAATCGGCACCATTACCGACCTCATCGAATACCGCAGCCGCACCGAAAGCCTGCTCGAAGACATGGGCAACTCACCCGTACAAACCCCGTGGGGCGAGTTCCAACAACACGTTTACGTCGACAAACTCTCCGGCGAAACCCACCTCGCCCTCGTCAAAGGCACACCAACCGCCGACGAAGAAACCCTTGTCCGCGTCCACGAACCCTTCAGCGTGATGGACTTCATCCAAGCCAACCCGCGCCATTCCTGGTCATTGCCCAAAGCACTTGAGCGCATCCAACAAGCCGAAAGCGGCGTAGTCATCCTCCTGCACCGTACCGAAGACGGCGCCACCCTGCTCGACCGCACCCTGCCCAAAGGCGCAAACCAAGCCTACAAATGGGACAGCAAAAGCTACGGCATAGGCGCACAAATCCTCGCCGGCCTCAACGTCAAAAAACTGCGCGTCCTCGGCCAGCCTTCATCCTTCACCGGTCTCACCGGCTTCGGCCTCGAAGTCGTCGGTTTTGAAGAAGCTGAAAAATAA